The DNA region CAAACAAATTTATTCGCCCCAGATCCTCCAGGTCGGCGATCGCCTGATGTTAGGCGACAACGGTCCCGAATTTATTTTTGAAATAATCCCCTCAGTCCAGGCCGCAACAGTTGCCTCACCCATTCCAACGCCCCAAGTTTCAAATCCTTCGGGTGCAAACCCTAGTAGTGATTCCCAAGTCGTTACCCTGTCCCAACTTTTCCCCATTGCAGGCTCCGGCAAAGACCTCTCCCACAAGGGTTATTTAATTCCCGGCATCCTCACCGTCATTTGCGTCGTTTTAATGTTTGCATCCATCGGGGAACCAGTCTTTTTTAATCTGCTGCTGTCCACCTACATTGCAGGCGCTGCCTTTTACTACATCTATCGCCTCTGCGGTAAACGCAAAGCTTGGTGGGTTTTAATCGGCTCGGCTTTTTTAACCATGCTGATGTTGGTGACACCCGTCGTGAATTTGTTTATTTTTGTCTTTCGCGAGATCTTACCCGGTGGACTCTACGAAGATAGTGGCATTTTTGCCTTATTTATCGGCATGTTTTTCGGAGCCGGGCTGATGGAAGAAATCCTTAAAGCGATTCCGATCTTTGTGGCAATGTTCATCGGCAATAAATTCAAATCCGTCAAACGGCGCGAAAAAATCGGTGTCACCGAACCCCTCGACGGCATTTTGCTCGGTACAGCTTCGGCAGTGGGCTTTACCCTCGTCGAAACCCTAGGACAATATGTGCCAAATATTGTGAATGAAGTCTCAATGCAAGCTGACATCAGCACTGGCGAATTGCTGGGGCTACAACTTCTGATTCCCCGCATCCTAGGATCTGTGGCTGGACATATAGCCTATAGCGGCTATTTTGGTTATTTTATTGGCCTCAGCGTCCTCAAGCCTGCGAAAAAGTGGACAATCTTCATCGTTGGTTGTCTGACTTCATCTTTGCTCCACGCGCTGTGGAATACTGTCGGTTCCTACAGTAGTTTGTTGCTGGCTGTTGTCGGAGTCTTTTCCTATGCGTTTTTAGCGGCGGCAATCCTAAAAGCTCGCACCCTTTCCCCCACAAGATCTGACAATTTTGCCACCCGCATTGCTCGATAATTCTATTTAACAAAAAGTGATCAAAACTCGGCGATCGCCCCATAGATTTAATTCGGCTATGCTTCGGTGCAGGGAATTGTCATAATAGTATTTACAAAAGTTCACTTTCCCTAGACGTTATGGCAGACCAACTGATTCGCGGTACAGCAGCCGACAATGGCATACGAGTCGTCGGTGTTATCACCACCAAACTCACCCAAGAAGCACGCGATCGCCATAAGCTGTCCTACGTCGCCACAGCAGCCCTCGGACGAACCATGGCATCGGCATTACTGATTTCGTCCAGCATGAAAAAGCAGGGGTCTAGAATTAACCTCCGCATCAAAGGTGATGGCCCCCTCGGTGGCTTACTTGTCGATGCAGGGCCCGACGGTACAGTACGCGGCTATGTCCAGAATCCGAGCGTTGAATTACCGCCCAATAGCAAAGGAAAACTCGATGTTGGCGGGGCAGTGGGTAAAGGTTTTTTGTATGCCGTGAAAGACTTTGGCCATGGCTATCCCTACTCCAGTACCGTTGAATTAGTGTCTGGCGAAATTGGCGATGATGTCACCCATTACCTAGCCACTTCAGAGCAAACGCCTTCTGCCCTCGTCCTCGGTGTATTTGTCGGTTCTGAAGGGGTGACCGCCGCTGGTGGCATCCTTTTACAAATTCTCCCTAAGGCCGCCCGTGACGAAACCCTTGTCACCAAGCTCGAAAGTCGTCTTGGCACTTTGTCTGGCTTTACGCCATTGCTCCAACAGGGTAAGTCTTTACATGATATTTTTCAGGATCTCCTCGGAGATGAAGGGCTCCATATTTTCCCTGAAACTCAAATGGTTCGCTTTGACTGTGGTTGTACCTTTGACCGCATGATGGGCGCGTTAAAGATGCTCGGTAAAGACGAACTTCAGGACATGATCGAAAAAGATGGGGGCGCTGAGGCAACTTGTAATTTCTGCAATGAGGTTTACCATGCTGATGTGGATCATCTCAGTGGCTTGATTTCTGAGCTAGATCAACAGGAAGCCTAGGAGGCGATCGCCGCCCGAAATTGTTAGAGAGCTTAGTTGAGATGCAGAAAACTATCTAAACTGTTAGCCACCTTCGGCGGATAGCGACGAATATTGCGGATCCAGTTGAGATCTTTGTAGCGTTTGTCGAGACCATTGGCAGACACCCAATTACTTTCTGCCTCACCAAATTGTTTATTGCCCCACAGCATAGCCGTTAGAGCAACCCTTGCATCGGCAAACAGCGGGTATTTACGAACCACACTTTTCATCCGCTGGATACCTTTATCGACATCGCCATTTTGGTAGAGGGCAAGGGCATAGCTTTCGGCTGCCCAAGCAAAACGGGGGTCAAGCTCGGTTGCTTTTTCGTAATCTTTCACAGCCTGTTCCCAGTTACCGAGGCTGCCGTAGGCATTTCCGCGATTGTGGTAGGCGATCGCCTCGTCAGGATCTAGTTCAATGGCTTTGTTGTAATCATCGATGGCAGCTTGAAATTGCTGTTTTTGCTCAAGGATGGCCCCACGGTTAAAGTAGGGATCAACTTCGTCGGGAGCAAGGCGCACAGCTTCGTTTAAATCTTCGAGCGCCTCATCAAAATTGCTCATACTGGCACGGGTATTACCACGGTTACTCCAGAGGGCAGGGTTACCGGGAAATTCCTTAATGAGCTCTGACCAAATCTTTTCCGCCGTAAATAAATCCCCCTGTTTGGCCGCTTGCACCGCTTCACGGGTGAGGCGATCGCCGCGCCAATAATCATCTTCGGTCATGGCCGTTGCAGGGGAGGCCTGTAAACCTAACCACAGCAATAGCCCACATATCAAACAGAGTATTCCCCGCATCGCTTTTTGTCCGTCTGAAATAACCACTGATTTAGGATAACCTGCCTCGCCATTGGATTTCAGCGACAGGCCAAAAATCTGGTCGTCCATTACCGAGCGATTCGTACTAGGGTATGGAAGAAATTTGCGCGGCATTTGGGTCATGGTCACGGTTAAGGTTCACGACAAGATTTTTGAAAATATTACAGGCATTATTTTTGACAAAGATGGCACATTATCCGACTCCCACAGTTTCCTTAAACAGTTAGCCCAAAAACGCGCTCGATTAGTGGATGCCCAGGTTCCGGGAGTTGGTGAGCCGTTGCTAATGTCCTTTGGCATGCTCGATGGCGATCTTGACCCAGCCGGACTTTTAGCAGTCGGTAGTAATCAAGAAAACGCGATCGCCGCCGCCGCTTACATTGCAGAAACGGGGCGCAGTTGGTTTGACTCATTAGAAATCGCCAAAAAAGCCTTTGAAGAAGCAGAAAGTGTTTTAGGTGATCGCAGTGGTACTTCGCCTTTATTTACAGGGAGTTTAGAAGTTTTGAAATTCTGCCACGATGCCGGATTAAAGCTGGGCATTCTTTCCATGGATAACACGGCTAACGTGGAAAAATTTGTGGAGATGTATCACCTCGAAGATTTTATCCAATTAAAGATGGGTGCAGAATTTGGTCTTAAACCAGACCCGAATTTATTTATTACCGCCTGCGCCAAATTGGGCACAAAACCGAGCCAAACATTAATGGTAGGCGACGCGCCGGGGGATATTCAGATGGCGAAGAATGCTGGTGCTGGGGGTTCAGTGGGAATTTGTTGGGGAAACGCGACGGCGGCGCATCTTGAGGGGGCAGATGTGGCGATCGCCTCATTAGATGAGATTCAAATCGTCTAAACGTTCTTTGCTGTTTGCTTTTCGCTAGGATTAAAGTGAGTAATCAAACCGCTAATTTCACGATGTTCTGAAGACGACAATGGAATTAATTAAAGCTAATCAGATTTCTCTAGATTCAACTCAGCTGTACGAACGTTTAGCGACTAGTAAAGATCTCATTAGTGACTTTTGTCGAAATTGGCAGATCACTCAACTGGCTATTTTTGGCTCGGTGTTAAGAAATGATTTTAGATCTGATAGCGATGTCGATTTTTTGATTGTGCTCAGTGACAATACGCACCTCAGTTTCTCTGAATTTTTGGACTTAGAAGAGCAGCTCAGCAACTTGGTCAAACGAGATGTCGATATTATTTTTGTAAACGATCTCGAAAGAAGTGAGAATTGGATTCGTCGCAAACATATTCTCGAAACAGCAACGGTGATTTATGAATCGTGATCAAGCCTCCTTGCTGGATGCCCTAATTTTCTCAAAGCGTATTCTCACGTTCACGGCAGGTATGGATAAATCTGTGTTTGCAGACGACCTTAAAACCCAAGCAGCTGTTCTCTACGAAATTTCAGTTCTGGGAGAAGCATTAGGACGCATTTCCAAAGAATTCCGCCAAGCACATTCAGAGATTCCCTACAGAAAAGTTATTGCCATGCGTAATAAACTCGTCCATGAATACGATGGTGTTAATTTAGATTTGGTGTGGGATGTTGTTCAAAATGATATTTCGGAATTAATCGAACTCATTTCGCCTCTTGTTCCTGAAAAGCCTGAAACATGAATAATCAAAATTGTAAAAACACTAGCGCTATGGCGATCGCCGCATTGGATGCGCTACAAATTGTCTAGGTGTGGTGAGAGGTTTCCATGAAAGTTTGGCTAACAAGCGTTGCAGTTCTCTTTGTATTAGTGCAACTGTTCCAATCCATTAAAGGATTTTTTGTGCCATTACCGATTTATATTTTGGCTGGGGCGTTTTTGGCGATCGCCTCCAACTACGACAAAGGCATTATTCCAAAGTTTAAAACAGACGATCCGGTAGACCA from [Limnothrix rosea] IAM M-220 includes:
- a CDS encoding PrsW family glutamic-type intramembrane protease, yielding MAQIGKIRQISTGGVAVGLLSDVELAAGQELVFGREPSCHIALEPNLYTVVSRRHALLKQSPDGWEITDLGSANGTFINGKQIYSPQILQVGDRLMLGDNGPEFIFEIIPSVQAATVASPIPTPQVSNPSGANPSSDSQVVTLSQLFPIAGSGKDLSHKGYLIPGILTVICVVLMFASIGEPVFFNLLLSTYIAGAAFYYIYRLCGKRKAWWVLIGSAFLTMLMLVTPVVNLFIFVFREILPGGLYEDSGIFALFIGMFFGAGLMEEILKAIPIFVAMFIGNKFKSVKRREKIGVTEPLDGILLGTASAVGFTLVETLGQYVPNIVNEVSMQADISTGELLGLQLLIPRILGSVAGHIAYSGYFGYFIGLSVLKPAKKWTIFIVGCLTSSLLHALWNTVGSYSSLLLAVVGVFSYAFLAAAILKARTLSPTRSDNFATRIAR
- the hslO gene encoding Hsp33 family molecular chaperone HslO, translating into MADQLIRGTAADNGIRVVGVITTKLTQEARDRHKLSYVATAALGRTMASALLISSSMKKQGSRINLRIKGDGPLGGLLVDAGPDGTVRGYVQNPSVELPPNSKGKLDVGGAVGKGFLYAVKDFGHGYPYSSTVELVSGEIGDDVTHYLATSEQTPSALVLGVFVGSEGVTAAGGILLQILPKAARDETLVTKLESRLGTLSGFTPLLQQGKSLHDIFQDLLGDEGLHIFPETQMVRFDCGCTFDRMMGALKMLGKDELQDMIEKDGGAEATCNFCNEVYHADVDHLSGLISELDQQEA
- a CDS encoding tetratricopeptide repeat protein, whose translation is MTQMPRKFLPYPSTNRSVMDDQIFGLSLKSNGEAGYPKSVVISDGQKAMRGILCLICGLLLWLGLQASPATAMTEDDYWRGDRLTREAVQAAKQGDLFTAEKIWSELIKEFPGNPALWSNRGNTRASMSNFDEALEDLNEAVRLAPDEVDPYFNRGAILEQKQQFQAAIDDYNKAIELDPDEAIAYHNRGNAYGSLGNWEQAVKDYEKATELDPRFAWAAESYALALYQNGDVDKGIQRMKSVVRKYPLFADARVALTAMLWGNKQFGEAESNWVSANGLDKRYKDLNWIRNIRRYPPKVANSLDSFLHLN
- a CDS encoding HAD family hydrolase → MVTVKVHDKIFENITGIIFDKDGTLSDSHSFLKQLAQKRARLVDAQVPGVGEPLLMSFGMLDGDLDPAGLLAVGSNQENAIAAAAYIAETGRSWFDSLEIAKKAFEEAESVLGDRSGTSPLFTGSLEVLKFCHDAGLKLGILSMDNTANVEKFVEMYHLEDFIQLKMGAEFGLKPDPNLFITACAKLGTKPSQTLMVGDAPGDIQMAKNAGAGGSVGICWGNATAAHLEGADVAIASLDEIQIV
- a CDS encoding nucleotidyltransferase family protein; amino-acid sequence: MELIKANQISLDSTQLYERLATSKDLISDFCRNWQITQLAIFGSVLRNDFRSDSDVDFLIVLSDNTHLSFSEFLDLEEQLSNLVKRDVDIIFVNDLERSENWIRRKHILETATVIYES
- a CDS encoding DUF86 domain-containing protein; its protein translation is MNRDQASLLDALIFSKRILTFTAGMDKSVFADDLKTQAAVLYEISVLGEALGRISKEFRQAHSEIPYRKVIAMRNKLVHEYDGVNLDLVWDVVQNDISELIELISPLVPEKPET